The nucleotide sequence TGGTTTCGTATCTATCGGAATAACATTGTAGCTCCATTCCTCTTCCTGCTTCAAATAAATCGAATGGATACCGCATTGTAATGCAGGCATTACATCTGTGCGGATAGAATTGCCGATCATCCATGTTTGCGTACGATCGAACTGTCCTTCGGACAGTATCTTTTCTAATGCGGATGTATTCTTGTGCATGCGTACATAGATCCGATCTTGGAAGTATCGCTCAAGACGCATCTGATCGATTTTCTTTCGTTGGATCAGATGATCGCCACCGGTGTAAAGGTGAAGCTCATGTCCTTGACGAGCTAAAGAATCAAGTGTCTCTTCCATCAGGGGATAAGGTTCGATTTCGATATCGTAAACGCTAAGTCCAAGCTTCCAGAGCTGATCTTCTTCCAAGCCTGAACCAGATCGTCCGGTCAATTGTTTGTAATAACGATAAGTATCGACGAACGATTGAGGGAAGTGCTCGCTATTAAAACCAA is from Candidatus Cohnella colombiensis and encodes:
- a CDS encoding HAD hydrolase-like protein; this encodes MKQTILFDLDDTLVYCNKYFHAIVAQFQEKMNEWFAPSGVTREEMMKKHEEIDIAGVQVLGFNSEHFPQSFVDTYRYYKQLTGRSGSGLEEDQLWKLGLSVYDIEIEPYPLMEETLDSLARQGHELHLYTGGDHLIQRKKIDQMRLERYFQDRIYVRMHKNTSALEKILSEGQFDRTQTWMIGNSIRTDVMPALQCGIHSIYLKQEEEWSYNVIPIDTKPTGAFFTVTALPQVPPAIHDYLKAYGMKEPG